The following coding sequences are from one Candidatus Nitrohelix vancouverensis window:
- a CDS encoding YbjN domain-containing protein codes for MDYFNTVKNHLLEMGFSIDSENEAEELCVINDEERGINNLVVDCEDPILILEQVILKINKDDPKFHKRLLQLNRSLVHGAYALDEDGKILIFRDTLQLENLDRNELEGSIDALSLAMAEHGSELLEFAKSQ; via the coding sequence ATGGACTATTTCAACACCGTAAAGAACCACCTGCTGGAAATGGGTTTCAGCATCGATTCGGAAAACGAAGCGGAAGAATTGTGCGTCATCAACGACGAAGAACGCGGCATCAACAATCTGGTGGTCGATTGCGAAGACCCCATTCTGATCCTCGAACAGGTCATCCTGAAAATAAACAAGGACGATCCCAAATTCCACAAACGACTCCTGCAACTCAATCGTTCCCTGGTGCATGGCGCCTACGCGCTCGACGAAGACGGGAAAATTCTCATTTTCCGCGACACTCTGCAACTGGAGAATCTCGACCGCAATGAACTGGAAGGAAGCATCGACGCCCTCAGCCTGGCCATGGCGGAACACGGCTCCGAACTGCTTGAGTTTGCAAAATCCCAATAA